Proteins from a single region of Megalopta genalis isolate 19385.01 chromosome 3, iyMegGena1_principal, whole genome shotgun sequence:
- the LOC117228308 gene encoding RNA polymerase-associated protein CTR9 homolog, with product MAGSIEIPLRDTDEVIELYLDQLPEGDEVLGILRQEHAQLNIWVNLALEYYKQHKIDDFIKILESSRIDANIDYRDYEKDQMRALDMLAAYYVQEANREKNKDKKRDLFTKATLLYTTADKIIMYDQNHLLGRAYFCLLEGDKMDQADAQFNFVLNQSPNNIPSLLGKACIAFNKKDYRGALAFYKKALRTNPNCPAAVRLGMGHCFMKLNNQEKARLAFERALQLDGQCVGALVGLSVLKLNQQQPDSIRTGVQMLSKAYTIDSTNPMVLNHLANHFFFKKDYNKVQHLALHAFHNTENEAMRAESCYQLARAFHVQGDYDQAFQYYYQATQFAPPVFVLPHFGLGQMYVYRGDAENAAQCFEKVLKAQPGNYETMKILGSLYANSSSQSKRDIAKNHLRKVTEQFPDDVEAWIELAQILEQSDLNAALNAYGTATRILKEKVQADIPPEILNNVGALHYRLGNLEEARKNLEESLARSKADALHDSVYYNSIAVTTTYNLARLNEALCVFDKAEKLYKDILKEHPNYVDCYLRLGCMARDKGQIYEASDWFKDALRINNEHPDAWSLLGNLHLAKMEWGPGQKKFERILKNPTTSTDAYSLIALGNIWLQTLHQSGKDKDREKRHQDRALAMYKQVLRNDPKNIWAANGIGAVLAHKGCVNEARDIFAQVREATADFCDVWLNIAHIYVEQKQFVSAIQMYENCLRKFYKYHHVEVLQYLGRAYFKAGKLKEAKLTLLKARRVAPQDTVLLYNIALVLQRLATQILKDEKSTLTTVLQAVHELGLSHKYFQYLSAHGDRMEQLAEAEARRCQDLLSQAQYHVARARRLDEEEKMLRRKQEEERQAFKMRQTEEQRKLEELRRQKEEEMLQKRQEYVEKTKNVLVFGEMPSEKSGRKGKRVRTDQYVSDSGGSGREEGREETLREKKPRKRKASGERKEKKSKGKGRRKKELGSGESGSESDRPKPKRGRKMGTGKKDKFRKSTAETTKGKMPLSKETISTSESDSDTGGLKIASGGESGNEGRARGSRRIASDSEGSRASRSRSRSRSRSRSRSRSKSRSRSRSSSRSRSRSRSRSRSRSRSRSRSRSRSGSKSRSPSRSKSRSRSRSGSAKSGSRSRSGSRSRSGSRKSQSRSRSRSRSRSRSRSGSRKSGSQARSRSGSRHSRSRSRSRSGSRKATSRSRSRSGSPDERRSRSRSKSKSVSRSRSRSRSRSRSKSGSRSRSPSGSARSATPESRKSVSGSDVGSRHSSSDRGGGGGSESE from the exons ATGGCGGGTTCCATAGAGATTCCTCTTCGCGACACAGATGAG GTAATAGAACTCTACCTCGATCAGTTACCAGAGGGAGATGAAGTTCTTGGAATTCTACGCCAAGAACATGCTCAACTTAATATTTGGGTCAATTTGGCC CTTGAATATTATAAGCAACACAAAATTGatgattttattaaaatacTTGAATCCTCTCGAATTGATGCAAATATTGATTATCGCGACTATGAAAAAGATCAAATGCGTGCATTGGACATGTTGGCGGCATACTATGTCCAAGAAGCCAAcagagagaaaaataaagacAAAAAGAGAGATCTATTTACAAAAGCTACATTACTATACACAACTGCTGATAAGATCATTATGTATGACCAG AATCATTTACTCGGCCGAGCTTACTTTTGCCTCTTGGAAGGGGATAAAATGGATCAAGCTGATGCTCAATTCAATTTTGTACTCAATCAGTCTCCAAATAATATCCCCTCTCTACTTGGTAAAGCATGTATAGCATTCAACAAAAAGGATTATCGTGGTGCACTTGCATTCTACAAAAAAGCATTGAGAACAAATCCCAATTGTCCAGCTGCTGTGAGACTTGGAATGGGACATTGTTTCATGAAATTGAATAACCAAGAAAAAGCACGTTTGGCTTTTGAAAGAGCTTTGCAATTGGATGGACAATGTGTTGGCGCATTAGTTGGGCTCTCCGTCTTAAAACTAAATCAACAACAGCCTGACAGTATCAGAACTGGAGTACAAATGTTGTCAAAAGCATACACAATTGATTCAACAAATCCTATGGTTTTGAACCATTTGGCAAATcattttttctttaaaaaagACTACAACAAAGTGCAACATTTGGCACTTCATGCTTTCCACAACACAGAGAATGAAGCTATGCGTGCAGAAAGTTGTTACCAATTGGCTAGAGCTTTTCACGTTCag GGTGATTATGATCAAGCATTTCAGTATTATTACCAGGCAACACAATTTGCGCCTCCAGTGTTTGTATTACCACACTTTGGTTTAGGTCAAATGTATGTTTATCGAGGTGATGCAGAAAAT GCTGCTCAATGTTTTGAAAAAGTATTGAAAGCTCAACCAGGCAATTATGAAACAATGAAAATTCTTGGATCACTGTATGCAAATTCGAGTTCGCAATCAAAACGTGACATTGCTAAGAATCATCTTCGCAAAGTCACGGAACAATTTCCTGACGATGTCGAAGCATGGATTGAGCTGGCTCAAATATTAGAACAAAGTGACCTTAATGCAGCCTTAAATGCATATGGTACTGCAACTAGAATTTTAAAAGAGAAGGTTCAAGCAGACATACCACCCGaaattctaaataatgttgGAGCTCTACATTATAG ACTTGGAAATTTAGAAGAAGCTAGAAAAAATTTGGAAGAATCACTGGCGCGTTCCAAAGCCGATGCCTTACACGATTCtgtatattataattctatCGCGGTTACAACAACGTACAATTTAGCACGACTGAATGAAGCTTTGTGTGTCTTCGACAAAGCGGAGAAGTTATATAAAGACATTTTAAAAGAGCATCCGAATTATGTAGATTGTTACTTACGTCTTGGTTGCATGGCGCGGGACAAAGGACAGATTTATGAAGCATCCGATTGGTTCAAAGACGCTTTGAGAATCAACAATGAACATCCGGATGCTTGGTCACTTTTAGGAAATTTGCATTTGGCTAAGATGGAATGGGGTCCTGGTCAAAAGAAATTCGAAAGAATCCTGAAAAATCCTACAACCAGTACAGATGCTTACTCACTAATCGCCTTGGGCAATATTTGGTTACAAACTCTACATCAAAGTGGAAAGGACAAGGATCGGGAGAAACGCCACCAAGATAGAGCATTGGCTATGTATAAACAG GTTTTACGAAATGATCCTAAAAATATTTGGGCGGCGAATGGAATTGGAGCGGTATTGGCGCATAAAGGATGTGTAAACGAAGCTAGAGATATTTTCGCTCAGGTGCGAGAGGCAACCGCAGACTTTTGTGATGTTTGGTTAAACATCGCACATATCTATGTAGAGCAAAAACAATTTGTCAGCGCTATTCAGATG TATGAGAATTGTCTCCGTAAATTTTACAAATATCATCATGTTGAAGTTCTTCAATACCTCGGCAGAGCTTACTTCAAAGCGGGTAAATTAAAGGAAGCAAAACTGACATTGTTGAAG GCGCGCAGGGTTGCCCCACAAGATACggttttattgtacaatattgcaCTTGTACTTCAGCGTCTGGCAACGCAAATACTAAAAGATGAAAAATCAACTTTGACTACTGTACTCCAAGCGGTTCATGAATTAGGACTTTCacataaatatttccaatatctGTCGGCACATGGAGATAGAATGGAACAGCTTGCGGAAGCGGAAGCTAGGAGGTGTCAAGACCTGTTGTCACAAGCACAGTATCACGTGGCTCGGGCTAGGAGGTTGGACGAAGAAGAAAAGATGTTGAGAAGGAAGCAGGAAGAAGAacg ACAAGCATTTAAGATGCGTCAAACAGAAGAGCAAAGGAAACTTGAAGAATTGCGTAGACAGAAAGAAGAAGAGATGTTGCAGAAACGGCAGGAATACGTCGAGAAAACGAAAAATGTACTGGTATTCGGAGAAATGCCTTCGGAGAAGTCCGGAAGAAAAGGAAAGAGAGTACGTACTGATCAGTATGTTAGCGACAGTGGTGGTTCTGGAAGAGAAGAAGGAAGAGAGGAAACTCTAAGAGAAAAGAAACCGCGCAAAAGGAAAGCTAGTGGCGAACGTAAAGAGAAGAAAAGCAAGGGTAAAGGAAGGCGCAAGAAAGAATTGGGTAGTGGAGAAAGCG GTTCTGAAAGTGATCGACCCAAGCCCAAACGTGGTAGAAAGATGGGAACAGGTAAGAAAGATAAGTTTCGTAAAAGCACTGCCGAGACTACGAAGGGTAAGATGCCTTTATCGAAGGAAACAATATCGACGAGCGAATCCGACAGTGATACAGGAGGTCTTAAGATTGCTAGCGG GGGCGAGAGCGGTAATGAAGGTCGTGCACGTGGAAGTAGAAGAATCGCATCAGATTCCGAAGGATCTCGAGCATCACGATCTCGGTCTAGAAGTCGTTCTAGAAGTCGTTCTAGAAGTCGTTCAAAATCCAGGAGTCGATCCAGAAGCTCTTCGCGATCacgatcacgatcacgatcacgatcACGGTCGCGATCACGATCTCGATCGCGTTCTAGATCTCGATCTGGATCAAAATCTAGAAGTCCGTCTCGATCAAAAAGCCGGTCCAGATCGAGATCAGGCTCAGCAAAGAGCGGGTCACGCTCAAGGTCAGGCTCCAGATCAAGATCTGGTTCAAGAAAAAGCCAGTCGCGGTCGcggtcgcgatcgcgatcgcgatcgcgatcccgCAGTGGTTCACGAAAAAGTGGATCACAAGCAAGATCAAGGTCGGGATCTAGACATAGTCGATCAAGATCAAGGTCACGCAGCGGTTCCAGAAAAGCAACGTCGAGATCAAGGTCAAGGAGTGGCTCGCCGGATGAACGTAGATCTAGAAGCCGATCAAAATCTAAATCTGTTTCGAGGTCTAGATCACGATCACGATCCCGATCAAGGTCGAAGTCTGGCTCTCGTAGTCGCAGTCCTAGTGGATCAGCAAG ATCCGCCACTCCAGAATCTAGAAAGTCAGTGTCTGGAAGCGATGTCGGTTCCCGTCATTCTAGCTCTGACAGAGGCGGTGGTGGCGGTAGTGAAAGTGAATAA
- the Ctr9 gene encoding RNA polymerase-associated protein Ctr9 yields MAGSIEIPLRDTDEVIELYLDQLPEGDEVLGILRQEHAQLNIWVNLALEYYKQHKIDDFIKILESSRIDANIDYRDYEKDQMRALDMLAAYYVQEANREKNKDKKRDLFTKATLLYTTADKIIMYDQNHLLGRAYFCLLEGDKMDQADAQFNFVLNQSPNNIPSLLGKACIAFNKKDYRGALAFYKKALRTNPNCPAAVRLGMGHCFMKLNNQEKARLAFERALQLDGQCVGALVGLSVLKLNQQQPDSIRTGVQMLSKAYTIDSTNPMVLNHLANHFFFKKDYNKVQHLALHAFHNTENEAMRAESCYQLARAFHVQGDYDQAFQYYYQATQFAPPVFVLPHFGLGQMYVYRGDAENAAQCFEKVLKAQPGNYETMKILGSLYANSSSQSKRDIAKNHLRKVTEQFPDDVEAWIELAQILEQSDLNAALNAYGTATRILKEKVQADIPPEILNNVGALHYRLGNLEEARKNLEESLARSKADALHDSVYYNSIAVTTTYNLARLNEALCVFDKAEKLYKDILKEHPNYVDCYLRLGCMARDKGQIYEASDWFKDALRINNEHPDAWSLLGNLHLAKMEWGPGQKKFERILKNPTTSTDAYSLIALGNIWLQTLHQSGKDKDREKRHQDRALAMYKQVLRNDPKNIWAANGIGAVLAHKGCVNEARDIFAQVREATADFCDVWLNIAHIYVEQKQFVSAIQMYENCLRKFYKYHHVEVLQYLGRAYFKAGKLKEAKLTLLKARRVAPQDTVLLYNIALVLQRLATQILKDEKSTLTTVLQAVHELGLSHKYFQYLSAHGDRMEQLAEAEARRCQDLLSQAQYHVARARRLDEEEKMLRRKQEEERQAFKMRQTEEQRKLEELRRQKEEEMLQKRQEYVEKTKNVLVFGEMPSEKSGRKGKRVRTDQYVSDSGGSGREEGREETLREKKPRKRKASGERKEKKSKGKGRRKKELGSGESGSESDRPKPKRGRKMGTGKKDKFRKSTAETTKGKMPLSKETISTSESDSDTGGLKIASGGESGNEGRARGSRRIASDSEGSRASRSRSRSRSRSRSRSRSKSRSRSRSSSRSRSRSRSRSRSRSRSRSRSRSRSGSKSRSPSRSKSRSRSRSGSAKSGSRSRSGSRSRSGSRKSQSRSRSRSRSRSRSRSGSRKSGSQARSRSGSRHSRSRSRSRSGSRKATSRSRSRSGSPDERRSRSRSKSKSVSRSRSRSRSRSRSKSGSRSRSPSGSARSATPESRKSVSGSDVGSRHSSSDRGGGGGSESE; encoded by the exons ATGGCGGGTTCCATAGAGATTCCTCTTCGCGACACAGATGAG GTAATAGAACTCTACCTCGATCAGTTACCAGAGGGAGATGAAGTTCTTGGAATTCTACGCCAAGAACATGCTCAACTTAATATTTGGGTCAATTTGGCC CTTGAATATTATAAGCAACACAAAATTGatgattttattaaaatacTTGAATCCTCTCGAATTGATGCAAATATTGATTATCGCGACTATGAAAAAGATCAAATGCGTGCATTGGACATGTTGGCGGCATACTATGTCCAAGAAGCCAAcagagagaaaaataaagacAAAAAGAGAGATCTATTTACAAAAGCTACATTACTATACACAACTGCTGATAAGATCATTATGTATGACCAG AATCATTTACTCGGCCGAGCTTACTTTTGCCTCTTGGAAGGGGATAAAATGGATCAAGCTGATGCTCAATTCAATTTTGTACTCAATCAGTCTCCAAATAATATCCCCTCTCTACTTGGTAAAGCATGTATAGCATTCAACAAAAAGGATTATCGTGGTGCACTTGCATTCTACAAAAAAGCATTGAGAACAAATCCCAATTGTCCAGCTGCTGTGAGACTTGGAATGGGACATTGTTTCATGAAATTGAATAACCAAGAAAAAGCACGTTTGGCTTTTGAAAGAGCTTTGCAATTGGATGGACAATGTGTTGGCGCATTAGTTGGGCTCTCCGTCTTAAAACTAAATCAACAACAGCCTGACAGTATCAGAACTGGAGTACAAATGTTGTCAAAAGCATACACAATTGATTCAACAAATCCTATGGTTTTGAACCATTTGGCAAATcattttttctttaaaaaagACTACAACAAAGTGCAACATTTGGCACTTCATGCTTTCCACAACACAGAGAATGAAGCTATGCGTGCAGAAAGTTGTTACCAATTGGCTAGAGCTTTTCACGTTCag GGTGATTATGATCAAGCATTTCAGTATTATTACCAGGCAACACAATTTGCGCCTCCAGTGTTTGTATTACCACACTTTGGTTTAGGTCAAATGTATGTTTATCGAGGTGATGCAGAAAAT GCTGCTCAATGTTTTGAAAAAGTATTGAAAGCTCAACCAGGCAATTATGAAACAATGAAAATTCTTGGATCACTGTATGCAAATTCGAGTTCGCAATCAAAACGTGACATTGCTAAGAATCATCTTCGCAAAGTCACGGAACAATTTCCTGACGATGTCGAAGCATGGATTGAGCTGGCTCAAATATTAGAACAAAGTGACCTTAATGCAGCCTTAAATGCATATGGTACTGCAACTAGAATTTTAAAAGAGAAGGTTCAAGCAGACATACCACCCGaaattctaaataatgttgGAGCTCTACATTATAG ACTTGGAAATTTAGAAGAAGCTAGAAAAAATTTGGAAGAATCACTGGCGCGTTCCAAAGCCGATGCCTTACACGATTCtgtatattataattctatCGCGGTTACAACAACGTACAATTTAGCACGACTGAATGAAGCTTTGTGTGTCTTCGACAAAGCGGAGAAGTTATATAAAGACATTTTAAAAGAGCATCCGAATTATGTAGATTGTTACTTACGTCTTGGTTGCATGGCGCGGGACAAAGGACAGATTTATGAAGCATCCGATTGGTTCAAAGACGCTTTGAGAATCAACAATGAACATCCGGATGCTTGGTCACTTTTAGGAAATTTGCATTTGGCTAAGATGGAATGGGGTCCTGGTCAAAAGAAATTCGAAAGAATCCTGAAAAATCCTACAACCAGTACAGATGCTTACTCACTAATCGCCTTGGGCAATATTTGGTTACAAACTCTACATCAAAGTGGAAAGGACAAGGATCGGGAGAAACGCCACCAAGATAGAGCATTGGCTATGTATAAACAG GTTTTACGAAATGATCCTAAAAATATTTGGGCGGCGAATGGAATTGGAGCGGTATTGGCGCATAAAGGATGTGTAAACGAAGCTAGAGATATTTTCGCTCAGGTGCGAGAGGCAACCGCAGACTTTTGTGATGTTTGGTTAAACATCGCACATATCTATGTAGAGCAAAAACAATTTGTCAGCGCTATTCAGATG TATGAGAATTGTCTCCGTAAATTTTACAAATATCATCATGTTGAAGTTCTTCAATACCTCGGCAGAGCTTACTTCAAAGCGGGTAAATTAAAGGAAGCAAAACTGACATTGTTGAAG GCGCGCAGGGTTGCCCCACAAGATACggttttattgtacaatattgcaCTTGTACTTCAGCGTCTGGCAACGCAAATACTAAAAGATGAAAAATCAACTTTGACTACTGTACTCCAAGCGGTTCATGAATTAGGACTTTCacataaatatttccaatatctGTCGGCACATGGAGATAGAATGGAACAGCTTGCGGAAGCGGAAGCTAGGAGGTGTCAAGACCTGTTGTCACAAGCACAGTATCACGTGGCTCGGGCTAGGAGGTTGGACGAAGAAGAAAAGATGTTGAGAAGGAAGCAGGAAGAAGAacg ACAAGCATTTAAGATGCGTCAAACAGAAGAGCAAAGGAAACTTGAAGAATTGCGTAGACAGAAAGAAGAAGAGATGTTGCAGAAACGGCAGGAATACGTCGAGAAAACGAAAAATGTACTGGTATTCGGAGAAATGCCTTCGGAGAAGTCCGGAAGAAAAGGAAAGAGAGTACGTACTGATCAGTATGTTAGCGACAGTGGTGGTTCTGGAAGAGAAGAAGGAAGAGAGGAAACTCTAAGAGAAAAGAAACCGCGCAAAAGGAAAGCTAGTGGCGAACGTAAAGAGAAGAAAAGCAAGGGTAAAGGAAGGCGCAAGAAAGAATTGGGTAGTGGAGAAAGCG GTTCTGAAAGTGATCGACCCAAGCCCAAACGTGGTAGAAAGATGGGAACAGGTAAGAAAGATAAGTTTCGTAAAAGCACTGCCGAAACTACGAAGGGTAAGATGCCTTTATCGAAGGAAACAATATCGACGAGCGAATCCGACAGTGATACAGGAGGTCTTAAGATTGCTAGCGG GGGCGAGAGCGGTAATGAAGGTCGTGCACGTGGAAGTAGAAGAATCGCATCAGATTCCGAAGGATCTCGAGCATCACGATCTCGGTCTAGAAGTCGTTCTAGAAGTCGTTCTAGAAGTCGTTCAAAATCCAGGAGTCGATCCAGAAGCTCTTCGCGATCacgatcacgatcacgatcacgatcACGGTCGCGATCACGATCTCGATCGCGTTCTAGATCTCGATCTGGATCAAAATCTAGAAGTCCGTCTCGATCAAAAAGCCGGTCCAGATCGAGATCAGGCTCAGCAAAGAGCGGGTCACGCTCAAGGTCAGGCTCCAGATCAAGATCTGGTTCAAGAAAAAGCCAGTCGCGGTCGcggtcgcgatcgcgatcgcgatcgcgatcccgCAGTGGTTCACGAAAAAGTGGATCACAAGCAAGATCAAGGTCGGGATCTAGACATAGTCGATCAAGATCAAGGTCACGCAGCGGTTCCAGAAAAGCAACGTCGAGATCAAGGTCAAGGAGTGGCTCGCCGGATGAACGTAGATCTAGAAGCCGATCAAAATCTAAATCTGTTTCGAGGTCTAGATCACGATCACGATCCCGATCAAGGTCGAAGTCTGGCTCTCGTAGTCGCAGTCCTAGTGGATCAGCAAG